The Cyanobium sp. AMD-g genome contains the following window.
ATTCACAATGGACGCCAACCCAACCCCCCAGAGGCCTCCGCCATGCCCGTGATCCGGTTTGTCCGTGAGCAGCGCGACGTGGAGTGCTACCCGGGGGAAAACCTGCGTGAGGTGGCCCTGCGCGAGGGCATCGAGCTCTACGGCCTCAAGGGCCGCCTGGGCAACTGCGGCGGCTGCGGCCAGTGCATCACCTGTTTCGTGGAGGTGGTGGAGGGAGGGGCCGACAACGCCCTCACCGAGCAGACCTCGGTGGAGCTGCTGAAGCTGAAACGGCGCCCCCAGACCTGGCGGCTGGCCTGTCAGGCCCTGGTGCAGAAGTCGGTGATGGTGCTCACCAGGCCCCAGGTGGGACTCGCCGATCGGGAGGGCGAACTGGACCGGGCCCGTTCCCTGCCCCTGCCGGAGGGCCCCGCCGCCTGGCCCGAGCCCCCCGCCGCAGCGGAGGGTGAGGAGCCCCAGGACTCAGAGACGCCTTCCGAGGCCGCCGGAACTTCATCCACAACGAGCGGTGAAGGGGGCGTCCTTCCCGCCGATGGGCGGTGATACCTTCTCAGAACCTCTCCAGCAGTCATGGAAACCAACGACCTCGGCTTCGTTGCCAGCCTCCTGTTCGTTCTGGTTCCCGCCGTCTTCCTGATCATTCTCTACATCCAGACAAACAGCCGCCAGGGCGGCTGAACCGGGTTCAGCGCGCCCGCCCCTCCGGCTCCCGCACCAGCAGCACCGGGGCCGGGGCGTGGACACGGATGTAGTCGCTCACCGAGCTGCCCAGGAGTTTGTCGAGATCCACCAGGCCCCGGGCCACCAGGGGCCGCCGGTCCTGGGAGGCGATCACCACCAGATCGGCCTTCACGTCTTCGGCGGTGCCGCAGACGCCCCGGGCAATGTCACCGGTGCGGTGCAGGCCCTTCATTTCCACCCCGAAGCTGCGGGCCCGCTGGATGGCCTTCAGCAGCACCTCATCGCCGGGGGTGCGCCCACCCCGTGATGGGGTGATGTCCTGGCGCGACACATGCACACCGGTGAGGCTGCCGCCCGGGATCCCCTGCACCAGCTCGCAGGCCAGCTTGAGGGCGTCATCGCCCACACCGGTGCCGTCGATGGCCACCAGGACCCTGTTGATGGCCTTGACGTAGAGGTCGTCGCGCACCAGCAGCATGGGCCGGGTCGACAGCTGGAAGACGTACTGGCTGGCGCTGTTGCCCAGGATCGACTGCAGCCTGCCCAGGCCCCGCGATCCCATCACGATCAGATCGGCCTCCAGCTCATCGGCCACCTTCAGCACGGTCAGCTTGGTGTCGCCTTCGCGCACCACGGTGTTGACGTCGCCTGGGGTGAGACCGAGGCGCTCGATGGCCTCCTTGATCAGCACCTCGGCCTGCTGGCGGTGGCTCTCCAGATCCAGGCC
Protein-coding sequences here:
- a CDS encoding universal stress protein, whose product is MFRNLLIADSGKGHVEEMVRLLRDIPPCRQARINLLHVIPEQGGLDLESHRQQAEVLIKEAIERLGLTPGDVNTVVREGDTKLTVLKVADELEADLIVMGSRGLGRLQSILGNSASQYVFQLSTRPMLLVRDDLYVKAINRVLVAIDGTGVGDDALKLACELVQGIPGGSLTGVHVSRQDITPSRGGRTPGDEVLLKAIQRARSFGVEMKGLHRTGDIARGVCGTAEDVKADLVVIASQDRRPLVARGLVDLDKLLGSSVSDYIRVHAPAPVLLVREPEGRAR
- a CDS encoding 2Fe-2S iron-sulfur cluster-binding protein; its protein translation is MPVIRFVREQRDVECYPGENLREVALREGIELYGLKGRLGNCGGCGQCITCFVEVVEGGADNALTEQTSVELLKLKRRPQTWRLACQALVQKSVMVLTRPQVGLADREGELDRARSLPLPEGPAAWPEPPAAAEGEEPQDSETPSEAAGTSSTTSGEGGVLPADGR
- the psbM gene encoding photosystem II reaction center protein PsbM, yielding METNDLGFVASLLFVLVPAVFLIILYIQTNSRQGG